GACATCCTCACCAAGTACGATGCCGAAGTGGTGCGCTTCTTTATTCTGCGCGCGCATTATCGTTCGCCGCTCAACTACAGCGACGCGCATCTGGATGATGCCAAGAACTCACTGACTCGTCTTTACACCGCGCTCAAGAACACGGCAGCGACCGACGTTGCCATCGACTGGACCACGCCTCACGCAGCGCGTTTCAAAGCGGCAATGGATGATGATTTCGGCACCACCGAAGCCGTCGCCGTGCTGTTTGAACTGGCGCATGAAGCCAACAAACAACAATCGGCTGCGCTTGCTGGCGAACTGAAAGTGCTGGCTGGTGTGCTGGGTCTATTGCAACGCGATCCGCAGCAATTTTTGCAAAGCGCCGCTGGTGAAGGTGAACTGAGCGCTGAAGCGATTGATGATCTGATCGCCCAGCGTAAAGCTGCCCGTGCTGCCAAAAACTTTGCCGAGTCCGACCGTATTCGCGATGCGCTGACGGCCGCAGGCGTTGTGCTGGAGGATGGCGCGCAAGGCACTACCTGGCGCCGCGCCTGACCGGCCACGTCTGGCCAGTTGTTGAGCGTTGTATTTGTGCGCATTAAACGCCGGTATCAGGGAAAGCCTGATGCCGGCGTTTTTCATGGGGCCGTGATAATGGCGCATCACGCAATCAAGAGGCTTTTATGTTGCAACTGATCGATCACCCCAACGGCATCCGTGAACTGAATCTGGCCCACGCGCCGGTGAACGCATTGGGGCCGGAGTTGCTGCGTGCATTGCGTGAGCAAATTGCCCTTGCCATCAGCGATGGCATCCAGGGATTGGTCTTGTCCGGCCGCCCCGGTTTGTTCACTGCCGGGCTGGATGTGCCCGCCTTGTTGCCACTACAGCGCCCGGCATTGCGCCAGGCTATGGATGACTTCTTTGGCATCTTTGCTGCGTTGGCGGTCAGTCCGATTCCCGTCGTGGCTGCAATTACCGGGCATAGTCCTGCCGGCGGTGCAGTGATTTCGATTTTCTGCGATTACCGCATCATGGCCACGGGTGATTACCGGATCGGCTTGAACGAGGTCCAAGTCGGGCTGGTTGCACCGGAATGCGTACAAAACGCTTTGCGACGGTTGGTGGGGCCTTACCGCGCCGAACGCTTGTTGGTCGCCGGTAGCATGATTACCGGCGCAGAAGCACATGCATGCGGCATGGTTGACGAACTGCGCCCGGTTGAAGGCGTGGTGCCAGCGGCAGTCGAGTGGCTGCAACAACTGGCTCGGCTGCCACGCCACGCCGTGCTCGCTACCCGTCGTATCGCACGTGCCGAACTGGTGGCTCCGTTTACCGCCGGATTTGATCTGGATGCGTTCCTGGACGAATGGTTTAACCCGGACACCCAAACGGCGCTGCATGCGCTGGTCGCCAGACTCAAAAAATAATCCGGCAGCGCGACAGCCATATGCTTTGGTGCGCCGTCCGTAAGCTTTTCACTTTCAAAGTGTTGTTTAGGTGATTCCACCACTGTCTGGCTTATGCTGACTCGCTATGATGATTGCATGGGGAGGGCGCATGCCAACATCGCTGCAAAACAGGTTTCAATTACTGCGGGAACTGGGGACGGGTTCTCAGGGCAAGGTATGGCTGGCCCACGACAGCAAGACTCAGCGTGAGGTGGTGCTGCGTGTCGGGGCGGTGGGTGATATCGCCGCAGTGGGCCTGAAGCATGCCGGTCTGGTGCCCTTGCTGGAGTGCACGCGCTTCGACGAACAGAGCGCGCTGGTTTACAAATACGAACAGGGTTCGCGTTTGAGCGAACAGCATTTCAGCATCGCACTGGCGGTGGATCTGGTTATTGATCTGCTGGATGCCCTGGCAGTCCTGCATGAGGCAGGGCTCACGCATGGTCACGTCACTGCACATAACATTCTGCTGGATACCCAACAAAAGCCGCGGCTGCTGGACATCGGGACAGGGCGAGGGCTCGCCGCAGATGACGTACATGCGGTAGGCGCTTTGTTTTACATGATTCTGACCGGGCAGACTGCTGCACCAGGCGCAAACCAGCCCAGACCGGAACTTGATGCGGCGCTTGATCAATTGTTGATGAGCGCCCTGCAACCCAGGCCGCCCGCCGCCGCTGCCCTGCGCGATGCCTTGCGCAACTGGCGTGGCGACTCAACGCCCATGGCCGAAGGCGCGCCCGGAACGCTGGAATTTCTGCTGCGCCGTATGCGCCATACCAGCGATTTCCCCGCGCTATCTCAAGCCATCGGCGCAATTAACAAAATTAACGAAGGCGATGCCGAGCGCTTGCAAGTGCTTTCTGGCGTTATCCTCAATGATTTTTCGCTGGTCAACAAATTGCTGCGGCTGGTTAACTCTGCCAGCTATGGCCAGTTTGGCGGCACTATCAGCACCATTTCACGCGCCATCGTCATTCTGGGTTTTGATGCGATCCGCAATCTGGCCATCACGCTCTTGCTGTTTGAGCACATGCATAACAAGGCGCATGCCGCCCAATTGCGTGACGCGGTGTTGCAGGCGTTTTTTGGTGGCTTGCTGGCACGGCAAATTGCGCTGGAATGCGGTGCGCGCGACGCTGAAGAATCACTGATTTGCGGCATGTTTCACCATCTCGGGCGCTTGCTGACGGTGTATTACTTTCCGGAAGAACAGCGCGAAATCACCCGACGCATACAGTCCGGCATGTCGGAGGAGTCTGCGGCCATCGCCGTGCTGGGGATGTCGTGGGATGAGCTGGGTATTGGTGTGGCGCGGCATTGGCTGTTCCCTGAACGCATCGTCAATGCCATGCGCCCACTGCCTGACGGCATGATGCGCGAACCGGCCAGCACGCTGGAACGTTTACGGGTTTACGCCAATCTCAGTGCCCGTCTGGTGCCGCTGGTGGGTGCTGCCCCGGTCAAGCTGAACGAGCCGGTGCGTTTGTTCGGCACCGCTACCGGGCTGGATTTTCGGGGCATGCAACAAGTCATGAAGGCAGCTGGCGCCGCGCTGATGGAGCAACTGGGTGCCATTGGGGTCGATGCGCATCACAGCGTGTTTTTGCAGACGCTGCTGCGTGGCGAGGGTGCCGAACAATCGGCCGATGTTATGGACGACCTTGTGCTGACTAGCGCCACCCAGACGGCGGGTGACGCGGCGGCGGTGCTGTCTGCGGGGGTTCAGGATATTACGCAGGCCTTGGTCAGTAATTTTGCGTTGAATGATGTGCTGCGCATGATTCTGGAAACCATGTATCGCGGAATAGGCTTCGAGCGGGTACTGCTGTGCACGCGCGACGCCAAAAAGCCAATGATTCTGGCGCGATTTGGTTTTGGCAACGATGTAAACAATGTGATTCCGCGGTTCCAGATGGATACCACGCAAAAAGGGGACGTGTTTCAGGTGACGCTTGAGCGTAATCTGGATGTCTTGATCGACGACATTGACGCGCCCAGTATCGCCGCGCGCGTACCTCAGTGGTATCGCCAGCAAGTGGCGGCGGCGACCTTTATGCTGTTTCCGATCAAGGTGGGTGATCGTGTACTGGGGTTTTTCTACGGTGATAAAACAGTGCCGGGCTCGATTACGGTGGGCAGCAACGAACTTAATTTGTTGAAGACCTTGCGCAATCAGGCGGTTTTGGCCATTCGCACCAAACAATCGGGCAGTTAGTCCGGCCTTGTGCGCAAATAAAAACGCCGTCAAAAGACGGCGTTTTTTTGATAGTACTGACAATCACACTCAAGCCAGCACGCAAGCAGCCTCGGTACCTTCACTCATTTGACGCAGCGGTGGCAGCGTCTCGGCGCAGATTGCTTGCGCCTTGGGGCAGCGCGTGCGGAACACGCAACCGGTCGGTGGGTTGATCGGCGAGGGCAGGTCACCATTCAAAATCTGGATTACCTTGGCTTGTTCCAGCTTGGGGTCCGGAATAGGAATGGCCGACAGCAACGCCTGCGTGTACGGATGAGTTGGTTGGGCGTACAGCGCTTGCTTGGTCGCCAACTCCATGACATGCCCGAGATACATCACCAGCACGCGATCACTGATGTGTTTCACCACGGCCAGATCATGCGCGATGAAAATTAGTGCCAGACCCATTTCCCGCTGCAACTCTTTGAGCAGGTTGATAATCTGCGCCTGAATCGAAACGTCTAGTGCCGAAACCGGTTCATCACAAATTACCAGCTTGGGCTCCAGAATCAGCGCGCGGGCAATGCCGATGCGCTGTGCCTGACCGCCCGAGAACTCATGCGGATAACGGTTGATCTGCTGCTCGCGCAAACCCACGCGCACCATGATCTTGCGGACACGCGCCATCACTTCGTCATTGGACAATTCCGGACGATGCGTACGCAGCGGTTCACCGATAATCTGCGCCACGGTCATGCGCGGGTTCAGTGATGCCAGCGGATCCTGAAAGATCATCTGGATATCTTTGCGTGCGGCTTGCCAGTCGCCGTGACTGGCACCTTTCATTTCTTTGCCCATCCACACGATGCTGCCATCGGTAGCCGGGATCAGATTAAGCATGGCGCGAGACAAAGTGGATTTGCCGCAGCCGGATTCGCCCACCACACCCAGTGTTTCGCCCGCATACAAATCGAACGAAACACCATCGACAGCCTTGAGCGTGCGTGGCGCTTGCCATGGCCACTTGTTGCCTTGGCGTACCTTGAAATGCACTTTCAGATCACGCACGGACAAAATGAGTTGTTTTTGCTCAGCCATGGACCAGCTCCTTGTGCTTGAGTGCAAACACTTCGGCACCAGCTTTGTGGCAGGCACGCAAAACTTGCGGATTCTCTGGAGTAGCCATCAGCGGCGGCATATCGGTATGGCAGCGCTGATCGGCCAGCGAACAACGCTCACTGAACGGACAGCCCGGTGGCATATGCGCCATATTCGGCGGATTGCCCGGAATCGAGATCAACTCGGCGCCGTCGTGATCCAGTCGTGGCAAGGCGTTCAACAAGCCAATGGTGTACGGATGCGAAGGGCGATAGAAGATGTCGTCAGCCGTGCCGTATTCCATGGTGCGACCGCCGTACATCACCATGACTTTGTCACAGCTGCCAGCCACGACGCCCAGATCATGGGTAATCATGATGACGGCGGTGCCAAAGTCGCGTTGCAGCTCTTTCAGCAAGGTGATGATCTGCGCTTGTACCGTCACGTCCAGCGCGGTGGTCGGTTCATCAGCCACCAGGATTTCGGGCTCGCACAACAACGCCATCGCGATCATGACGCGTTGTCGCATACCGCCCGAAAACTCATGCGGATACATGGTAACGCGGCGGGCGGCTTCGGGAATCTTGACCGCTTCCAGCAGCTCGATGGCCCGTTTTTTGGCGGCCTTGCGACCCATTCCCTTGTGCAGCTCCAGGACCTCAGTCATCTGCCGCTCAACCGTCAGGTACGGGTTAAGCGAAGTCATCGGGTCCTGGAAGATCATGGAAATGCGATCGCCGCGAACCTTGTTCAGGTCTTTGGCCGGCATGGTGAGCAGGTTTTTGCCTTCAAACAGCGCTTCACCCGTGGCCTGGCCGTTGTTGGCCAGCAATCCCATCAGCGCCAGCACGGTCTGGCTTTTGCCGGAGCCGGATTCGCCGACGATGCCGATGGTCTTGCCGCGTTCCAGTTCAAAGTTGACGCCGTTGACCGCACTGATCACGCCGTCGGGCGTGGTGAACTGCACGCCCAGATTCTTTACTTGCAACAAACTCATGGCGGGCCTCAACGATCTTTCGGGTCGAATGCATCACGCAAGCCGTCGCCAATGTAATTGACGCAGCTCAGGGTGAGACACAGGAACAGGGACGGGAACAGCAGCATCCATGGCGTGGCATCCATCTTGCCAACAGAATCGCCAATCAATGCGCCCCAGCTGGTCATAGGCTCTTGCACGCCCAGACCCAGGAAAGACAGCACGGATTCGGTGAGAATCACGCCTGGCACGGTTACCGTGGTGTAGATCGCCACAATGCCCAGCAGGTTGGGCACGATGTGGTTGAAGATGATGCGATGCGTTGGCACGCCAATGGCGTGGGCCGCTTCGACAAACTCACGCGATTTGAGTGTGAGCGTCTGGCCACGTACCACCCGGGCGGTATCCAGCCACGAGAACACGGCGATGGTGATGATTACCAGATAGAACTCACGCCCGAACAACGTCATCATCAAAATGGCGATCAGCAGATACGGGACGGCGTACATCATGTCCACGATCCGCATCATGACCGAGTCGGTCTTGCCGCCGAGGAAACCGGCGACAGCACCCCAGGCAATGCCGATTGCCACGCTGGCCAATGTACCCAGCAGGCCGACCAGCAACGAGATGCGTCCACCAATCAAGGTGCGAACCAGAATGTCGCGGCCCAGTTCGTCAGTACCAAACCAGTGAGTGCCCGCCCAAGTAGGTGCCATGCTGATGGCGCCCCAGT
This genomic interval from Silvimonas soli contains the following:
- the oppF gene encoding murein tripeptide/oligopeptide ABC transporter ATP binding protein OppF: MAEQKQLILSVRDLKVHFKVRQGNKWPWQAPRTLKAVDGVSFDLYAGETLGVVGESGCGKSTLSRAMLNLIPATDGSIVWMGKEMKGASHGDWQAARKDIQMIFQDPLASLNPRMTVAQIIGEPLRTHRPELSNDEVMARVRKIMVRVGLREQQINRYPHEFSGGQAQRIGIARALILEPKLVICDEPVSALDVSIQAQIINLLKELQREMGLALIFIAHDLAVVKHISDRVLVMYLGHVMELATKQALYAQPTHPYTQALLSAIPIPDPKLEQAKVIQILNGDLPSPINPPTGCVFRTRCPKAQAICAETLPPLRQMSEGTEAACVLA
- a CDS encoding HDOD domain-containing protein; translation: MPTSLQNRFQLLRELGTGSQGKVWLAHDSKTQREVVLRVGAVGDIAAVGLKHAGLVPLLECTRFDEQSALVYKYEQGSRLSEQHFSIALAVDLVIDLLDALAVLHEAGLTHGHVTAHNILLDTQQKPRLLDIGTGRGLAADDVHAVGALFYMILTGQTAAPGANQPRPELDAALDQLLMSALQPRPPAAAALRDALRNWRGDSTPMAEGAPGTLEFLLRRMRHTSDFPALSQAIGAINKINEGDAERLQVLSGVILNDFSLVNKLLRLVNSASYGQFGGTISTISRAIVILGFDAIRNLAITLLLFEHMHNKAHAAQLRDAVLQAFFGGLLARQIALECGARDAEESLICGMFHHLGRLLTVYYFPEEQREITRRIQSGMSEESAAIAVLGMSWDELGIGVARHWLFPERIVNAMRPLPDGMMREPASTLERLRVYANLSARLVPLVGAAPVKLNEPVRLFGTATGLDFRGMQQVMKAAGAALMEQLGAIGVDAHHSVFLQTLLRGEGAEQSADVMDDLVLTSATQTAGDAAAVLSAGVQDITQALVSNFALNDVLRMILETMYRGIGFERVLLCTRDAKKPMILARFGFGNDVNNVIPRFQMDTTQKGDVFQVTLERNLDVLIDDIDAPSIAARVPQWYRQQVAAATFMLFPIKVGDRVLGFFYGDKTVPGSITVGSNELNLLKTLRNQAVLAIRTKQSGS
- a CDS encoding oligopeptide/dipeptide ABC transporter ATP-binding protein; protein product: MSLLQVKNLGVQFTTPDGVISAVNGVNFELERGKTIGIVGESGSGKSQTVLALMGLLANNGQATGEALFEGKNLLTMPAKDLNKVRGDRISMIFQDPMTSLNPYLTVERQMTEVLELHKGMGRKAAKKRAIELLEAVKIPEAARRVTMYPHEFSGGMRQRVMIAMALLCEPEILVADEPTTALDVTVQAQIITLLKELQRDFGTAVIMITHDLGVVAGSCDKVMVMYGGRTMEYGTADDIFYRPSHPYTIGLLNALPRLDHDGAELISIPGNPPNMAHMPPGCPFSERCSLADQRCHTDMPPLMATPENPQVLRACHKAGAEVFALKHKELVHG
- a CDS encoding enoyl-CoA hydratase/isomerase family protein; protein product: MLQLIDHPNGIRELNLAHAPVNALGPELLRALREQIALAISDGIQGLVLSGRPGLFTAGLDVPALLPLQRPALRQAMDDFFGIFAALAVSPIPVVAAITGHSPAGGAVISIFCDYRIMATGDYRIGLNEVQVGLVAPECVQNALRRLVGPYRAERLLVAGSMITGAEAHACGMVDELRPVEGVVPAAVEWLQQLARLPRHAVLATRRIARAELVAPFTAGFDLDAFLDEWFNPDTQTALHALVARLKK
- a CDS encoding ABC transporter permease subunit, with product MLFTRKKLALAGAVTDLPLASIKGRSPWADARRRFSKNKAAVVSTVLLVLITLACLIGPSLLPHAFDDTDWGAISMAPTWAGTHWFGTDELGRDILVRTLIGGRISLLVGLLGTLASVAIGIAWGAVAGFLGGKTDSVMMRIVDMMYAVPYLLIAILMMTLFGREFYLVIITIAVFSWLDTARVVRGQTLTLKSREFVEAAHAIGVPTHRIIFNHIVPNLLGIVAIYTTVTVPGVILTESVLSFLGLGVQEPMTSWGALIGDSVGKMDATPWMLLFPSLFLCLTLSCVNYIGDGLRDAFDPKDR